The following are from one region of the Marinomonas sp. CT5 genome:
- the choW gene encoding choline ABC transporter permease subunit has product MNWLTDNKIPLGAWMENFVDWLVTAASVFFDLVSITLETMIVTMVDAIDALHPLAVIAIILVGVWFLHRSISLLIFITLSLLLIINMGYWVETIQTLVLVVSATAISVFIGVPIGIAAAHRPWLYTTLRPILDLMQTIPTFVYLIPTLILFGLGYVPGLISTIIFAIAAPIRLTYLGVSKVPNELIEAGLAFGCTKSKLLYKVELPAAMPNIMAGVTQCIMLSLSMVVVAALVGADGLGKPVIRALNTVNISQGFEAGVAIVLVAIMLDRICKSPASKSEG; this is encoded by the coding sequence ATGAATTGGCTGACGGATAATAAAATCCCTCTTGGCGCTTGGATGGAAAATTTTGTCGACTGGCTGGTCACTGCCGCTTCCGTATTTTTCGATCTAGTCTCCATTACGTTAGAAACCATGATAGTTACAATGGTTGATGCAATTGATGCCCTTCATCCACTTGCGGTCATTGCCATTATTTTAGTCGGTGTTTGGTTTCTACATCGCAGCATTAGCCTACTGATCTTTATTACCTTATCTCTGTTGCTCATCATTAACATGGGCTACTGGGTAGAAACCATTCAAACTTTAGTACTTGTCGTCTCAGCCACAGCAATCAGTGTATTTATTGGTGTTCCTATTGGTATTGCAGCCGCTCACCGACCTTGGCTATATACCACACTGCGCCCAATTTTAGATTTAATGCAGACGATTCCAACCTTTGTGTATCTGATCCCTACGCTGATTTTATTTGGCTTAGGTTACGTGCCTGGGTTGATTTCAACCATCATTTTCGCCATCGCCGCTCCAATTCGCTTAACATACTTAGGCGTGAGTAAAGTCCCAAATGAACTCATTGAAGCCGGCTTAGCCTTCGGTTGTACAAAATCAAAACTGCTATACAAAGTAGAGTTACCTGCAGCCATGCCAAACATTATGGCCGGTGTCACACAGTGCATTATGTTGTCTCTATCTATGGTCGTGGTAGCCGCCTTGGTTGGTGCTGATGGCTTAGGTAAGCCAGTTATTCGCGCACTAAACACAGTAAACATCTCTCAAGGTTTTGAAGCCGGTGTTGCCATTGTATTGGTAGCCATCATGCTAGACCGTATCTGTAAGTCACCAGCATCTAAGAGCGAGGGGTAA
- the choV gene encoding choline ABC transporter ATP-binding protein, whose protein sequence is MAVVSIENVDIVFGDNKAKTLPLMDKGHSRDEILGITGDVVGVQNANIEVNEGEICVLMGLSGSGKSTLLRAVNGLNKIARGRCLVRDGDKMVDMAKCDDATLRHMRTRRVSMVFQSFALMPWLTVLENVAFGLEMQGMPKAERLKKAREQLKMVSLDKWADKKPDELSGGMRQRVGLARAFAMDTDVLLMDEPFSALDPLIRSQLQDELIELQRRLNKTIIFVSHDLDEALKIGSKIAIMESARIIQEDAPEQIVLNPATEYVEKFVAHTNPLNVLCGNSLMTPLHDLAVQDEHIIINDDVKMKLENGQLISVLCAKGEIPTARWTPETILANVPDNTVFIVPANIPMRDAVEIRYHSNHFMVMEDAGQCIGILNDHNFYHALLGKHFGRDEEAA, encoded by the coding sequence ATGGCTGTTGTAAGCATTGAAAATGTCGATATTGTCTTCGGTGACAATAAAGCAAAAACACTTCCTCTTATGGATAAAGGCCACTCTCGTGATGAAATACTTGGTATTACTGGCGATGTCGTTGGTGTACAAAATGCCAATATTGAAGTTAACGAAGGGGAAATCTGCGTACTGATGGGGCTATCGGGCTCAGGCAAATCTACTTTACTACGTGCCGTCAATGGCTTGAATAAAATCGCCCGCGGACGTTGTCTTGTTAGAGATGGCGATAAAATGGTCGACATGGCAAAGTGTGACGACGCAACCCTTCGCCATATGCGTACTCGTCGCGTATCTATGGTATTTCAAAGCTTTGCCTTAATGCCTTGGCTAACCGTACTTGAAAACGTGGCCTTCGGCTTAGAAATGCAAGGAATGCCAAAAGCAGAGCGTCTTAAAAAGGCTCGAGAACAGCTTAAAATGGTCAGTCTTGATAAATGGGCAGACAAAAAGCCAGACGAATTGTCCGGCGGTATGCGTCAGCGTGTTGGTTTAGCAAGAGCCTTTGCTATGGACACGGATGTGTTGCTAATGGATGAACCTTTCTCCGCTTTAGATCCGCTCATTCGCTCACAACTTCAAGATGAATTGATTGAGCTACAAAGACGCTTAAATAAAACTATTATTTTCGTCAGCCATGATCTAGACGAAGCCCTGAAGATCGGCAGTAAAATCGCCATTATGGAATCCGCTAGAATCATTCAAGAAGACGCCCCAGAGCAGATCGTGCTTAACCCAGCCACTGAATATGTAGAAAAATTCGTTGCCCATACTAATCCACTAAATGTGCTATGTGGCAACTCACTGATGACGCCATTGCATGATTTAGCGGTACAAGACGAGCATATCATTATCAATGATGACGTTAAGATGAAACTAGAAAATGGCCAACTTATTTCAGTCCTGTGCGCTAAAGGTGAGATTCCAACAGCCCGCTGGACACCAGAAACTATCCTTGCCAACGTACCTGACAACACCGTCTTCATTGTACCTGCTAACATCCCTATGCGTGATGCGGTAGAAATACGCTACCACTCCAATCATTTCATGGTGATGGAAGATGCAGGCCAATGCATCGGCATTCTTAACGACCATAACTTTTACCACGCACTACTGGGTAAACATTTTGGACGCGATGAAGAAGCCGCGTAA
- a CDS encoding MFS transporter, which yields MLKQTLFPIWSLLIGIAVLTMASALQSSLIGIRASIEEFNTTATGLIMSAYYLGFILGSLLVPSWVKNVGHIRVFAAVASLASITILMQSAVVNPWFWMLMRMGTGLCYAGLFIVTESWLNDIATNKTRGRLFSIYIIEIWASQTISQFLLNLSSPSGYGLFILTSVLISLAVVPLLLVRTPSPTINIPEKLNIVGLIKTAPLGVTGVTIAGATSGAILGLGALYAKSIGLNIVEISFFIGASYVGGMVLQWPIGKLSDRQDRRVTILWVGVVGAVSAFIVPLGGNLNNQILMMIGMFAVGAFTFPMYSLASSHMNDQLRPEQILSASSGMILLNGIGGMIGPLVAAALMDTLRIEALFWFVAGLNITVALVALYRIKHQPAMVIEEQGDQIPVALTVSSVATAEMLVEADSSAPVEEKSHEVEIKL from the coding sequence ATGTTAAAGCAAACCCTGTTTCCAATTTGGAGTCTGCTCATAGGTATTGCCGTTCTGACCATGGCAAGCGCCTTGCAAAGCTCACTGATCGGTATTCGAGCCTCTATTGAGGAGTTCAATACCACAGCGACAGGTTTGATTATGTCCGCCTACTATCTTGGATTTATTCTTGGTTCCCTTTTAGTTCCAAGTTGGGTTAAGAACGTCGGCCATATTCGTGTTTTTGCAGCCGTAGCGTCTTTGGCTTCCATTACTATCTTGATGCAATCTGCTGTGGTAAATCCATGGTTCTGGATGCTAATGCGCATGGGAACAGGCCTGTGTTACGCCGGTTTATTTATTGTGACCGAGAGTTGGTTAAATGATATTGCCACTAACAAAACGCGCGGTCGTTTATTTTCTATTTATATTATCGAGATCTGGGCCAGCCAAACCATCAGTCAGTTTTTGTTGAACTTGTCTTCGCCTAGTGGCTATGGCTTGTTCATTTTGACTTCAGTGTTAATTTCTTTAGCCGTGGTTCCGTTACTGCTGGTGCGTACGCCTTCTCCTACCATCAACATACCGGAAAAACTCAATATTGTTGGTTTAATTAAAACAGCCCCACTCGGTGTTACTGGTGTCACTATCGCCGGGGCGACCTCTGGTGCCATATTGGGTCTGGGAGCACTATATGCAAAAAGCATTGGCTTAAATATTGTTGAAATCTCGTTTTTCATAGGTGCCAGCTATGTGGGCGGGATGGTATTGCAATGGCCAATAGGGAAACTTTCCGACCGACAAGACCGTCGAGTCACCATTCTATGGGTAGGTGTTGTAGGCGCGGTATCGGCCTTTATTGTGCCGCTCGGCGGCAACTTGAACAATCAAATATTGATGATGATCGGCATGTTTGCAGTGGGGGCATTTACCTTTCCTATGTACTCACTAGCGTCTTCCCACATGAACGACCAACTTCGTCCAGAGCAAATACTATCAGCCAGTAGCGGGATGATTCTGCTTAACGGCATTGGCGGTATGATAGGACCACTAGTCGCTGCGGCATTAATGGATACGCTGCGTATTGAAGCACTGTTCTGGTTTGTTGCTGGGCTCAATATCACTGTGGCGTTAGTTGCCTTATACAGAATCAAACATCAGCCAGCTATGGTTATCGAAGAGCAAGGGGATCAAATTCCAGTTGCACTTACGGTCTCCTCTGTGGCAACAGCAGAAATGCTTGTCGAGGCAGACTCTTCTGCTCCAGTGGAAGAGAAGAGCCACGAGGTGGAAATCAAACTGTAA
- a CDS encoding LysE family transporter: MLAFISGAITGGGLIVAVGAQNSFLLEQALKRHYAFPIAMLFILSDALSIALGAFGLGLIIQSHDWLLSISRWAGVAFLVWFALGKWRASFQEEHLILEQYSKRLALWPLVVMGFAVTWLNPHFYLDTMILMGSLANQWQEAKWQFVFGGVFASVVWFLSLALIGKLCAKWLEKAAFWRWFNRINAILIWSIALKIATQPLS, encoded by the coding sequence ATGTTGGCCTTTATCAGTGGGGCAATTACGGGTGGTGGATTAATTGTGGCGGTTGGCGCCCAGAATAGCTTTTTATTAGAGCAGGCATTGAAGCGACACTATGCTTTTCCCATCGCTATGTTGTTTATCTTGAGTGATGCTCTGTCAATTGCGCTTGGGGCATTTGGTCTGGGGCTGATTATACAAAGTCATGATTGGTTGTTGTCCATCTCTCGTTGGGCGGGCGTCGCGTTTTTAGTCTGGTTTGCTTTGGGAAAATGGCGCGCTTCATTTCAAGAAGAGCATTTAATTCTAGAACAATACAGTAAACGTCTGGCCTTATGGCCTTTGGTCGTGATGGGCTTTGCTGTGACCTGGCTCAATCCGCATTTCTATTTAGATACCATGATTTTAATGGGGAGTTTGGCAAATCAATGGCAAGAGGCTAAATGGCAATTTGTGTTTGGTGGCGTGTTTGCGTCTGTGGTGTGGTTCTTGTCCTTAGCCTTGATTGGAAAGCTGTGTGCTAAATGGTTAGAAAAAGCCGCTTTCTGGCGGTGGTTTAATCGTATAAATGCGATTTTGATCTGGAGTATTGCGCTCAAAATTGCCACACAACCCTTGTCTTAA
- a CDS encoding ArgP/LysG family DNA-binding transcriptional regulator: MMDYKALSSLHAVLKFQSFDKAADYLHLTQSAVSQNIKRLEQECGRPLLIRARPVVATSLGEQLLAHFNKVTMLEEGLQEAIQGEQATQPISIAVNNDVLATWFTDVVNQFSATDSNKLHIKAADQAKTRSLLQTGEVIACVSQIGTPVPGGDSIFLGNMFYELVATPSFIKDYLKGDLSAEAVLKSPSLIYDEHDELWARYQNECLKVKTDISHSHWYPSSHGFVELVMGGTVCALIPSIQIKQKIKSKKLVSLLPNKRLALPLYWHWYKLNSPVLDRLSKVIKSVTRDVL, translated from the coding sequence ATGATGGATTATAAAGCACTATCCTCTCTGCACGCTGTGCTGAAATTCCAAAGCTTTGATAAAGCAGCCGACTATCTGCATCTGACACAATCTGCCGTTTCACAAAATATCAAACGCTTAGAGCAAGAATGTGGGCGTCCTCTGCTCATACGCGCTAGACCAGTAGTGGCTACGTCACTTGGTGAGCAACTGTTGGCACATTTCAACAAAGTCACCATGCTTGAAGAAGGTCTACAAGAAGCGATTCAAGGTGAGCAAGCCACTCAACCAATCAGCATCGCCGTAAATAACGATGTACTCGCCACTTGGTTTACTGACGTGGTTAATCAGTTTTCCGCAACCGATTCCAACAAATTACATATTAAAGCGGCCGACCAAGCCAAAACCCGATCACTTTTACAAACAGGCGAAGTCATTGCTTGTGTCAGTCAGATAGGTACACCAGTGCCAGGAGGTGATTCTATTTTTCTCGGCAATATGTTTTATGAGCTGGTCGCTACCCCAAGCTTTATCAAAGACTATTTAAAAGGGGATCTAAGCGCCGAAGCCGTTTTAAAATCCCCTTCTTTAATTTATGACGAACATGATGAGCTTTGGGCGCGCTACCAGAATGAATGTTTAAAAGTAAAAACCGATATTAGCCACAGTCATTGGTATCCATCTTCCCATGGATTTGTCGAGCTCGTAATGGGTGGCACAGTCTGTGCTTTAATTCCTAGTATTCAAATTAAACAGAAAATAAAAAGTAAGAAACTGGTATCCTTGCTGCCAAACAAACGGCTAGCCTTGCCTCTATATTGGCATTGGTACAAACTCAACTCACCTGTATTAGACCGTTTAAGCAAGGTGATAAAAAGTGTCACACGAGATGTTTTATAA
- the galU gene encoding UTP--glucose-1-phosphate uridylyltransferase GalU translates to MIRKCLFPVAGYGTRFLPATKSMPKEMLPIVNKPLVQYGVEEAVQAGLNNVTFVTGRGKRAIADHFDISYELEHQIAGSSKEKYLEGIRHLIDNVNFSFTRQNNMLGLGHAILTGEPLIGDEAFGVVLADDLCFGEDDGVMAQMAKLYNQFRCTIVAIEEVPEDEVHKYGVIKGESMMEGLYRVTDMVEKPAKEDAPSNLAIIGRYILTPDIFDKIRNTPAGRNGEVQITDAILQQAQEGCVLAYKFKGKRFDCGSVDGFVEATNYCYKNIYQDPTEA, encoded by the coding sequence ATGATTCGCAAATGTTTATTCCCTGTCGCTGGTTATGGCACCCGTTTTTTGCCTGCCACTAAATCCATGCCTAAAGAAATGCTGCCGATTGTAAACAAGCCTTTGGTTCAATACGGTGTAGAAGAAGCTGTTCAAGCGGGTTTGAACAACGTTACTTTCGTCACGGGCCGTGGTAAGCGTGCCATTGCTGACCATTTTGACATCAGCTATGAACTTGAACACCAAATTGCGGGCAGCAGTAAAGAAAAATACCTAGAAGGTATTCGCCACTTAATCGACAACGTGAACTTTTCTTTTACTCGTCAAAACAACATGTTAGGTCTTGGACATGCCATTTTAACAGGCGAACCATTAATCGGTGATGAAGCATTCGGTGTTGTACTAGCTGATGACCTTTGCTTTGGTGAAGATGACGGCGTAATGGCACAAATGGCCAAACTATATAACCAGTTCCGTTGCACCATTGTTGCAATCGAAGAAGTGCCAGAAGACGAAGTGCACAAATATGGTGTGATTAAAGGCGAATCCATGATGGAAGGCCTTTACCGCGTGACTGACATGGTAGAAAAACCAGCAAAAGAAGATGCACCATCTAACCTAGCGATTATTGGTCGTTACATTCTGACGCCTGATATCTTTGACAAAATTCGTAATACGCCAGCAGGTCGTAACGGTGAGGTTCAAATCACCGATGCCATCTTGCAACAAGCACAAGAAGGCTGCGTATTGGCCTATAAATTCAAAGGTAAACGCTTTGACTGTGGCAGTGTAGATGGCTTCGTTGAAGCAACCAACTACTGCTACAAAAACATTTACCAAGACCCAACCGAAGCGTAA
- the yjfF gene encoding galactofuranose ABC transporter, permease protein YjfF, with protein sequence MINERNLPILATLLVFILLYGFGMYEYKGFRDTLVFSNLLTDNAFLIVTAIGMTFVILSGGIDLSVGSMIAFIGVLMAYLITNTGMHPLFAIGIALIVGVAFGAIMGVIIAFFEIQAFIVTLAGMFLFRGLAYLINLDAVPINHPFIYGLYDIYVPLPGRGGLTFIAMAMLVLLVLGILIARRTRFGMNVYALGGDSHSAALLGVPVKKTTIKIYALSGFYSAMSGVVFAIYTGSAYPLAAVGVELDAIAAVVIGGTLLTGGVGYVFGTFLGGMIQGIIQTLITFDGSLNSWWTKLAVGGLLLFFILLQKGIVVWVKKRSAA encoded by the coding sequence ATGATTAATGAACGTAACCTGCCTATTTTGGCGACCTTGTTGGTGTTTATTCTGCTGTACGGCTTTGGAATGTACGAATACAAAGGCTTTCGTGACACCTTGGTGTTTTCGAATTTGTTGACCGATAACGCCTTCTTGATTGTGACTGCGATTGGTATGACGTTTGTGATTTTATCTGGCGGTATTGATTTATCAGTTGGTTCAATGATCGCGTTTATCGGTGTGCTGATGGCGTATTTGATTACCAATACGGGTATGCATCCTTTATTTGCGATAGGTATCGCTTTGATAGTCGGTGTAGCGTTTGGCGCGATTATGGGGGTGATCATTGCGTTTTTCGAAATCCAAGCTTTTATCGTGACCTTGGCGGGGATGTTCTTGTTTCGCGGCTTGGCGTATTTAATCAATTTAGATGCGGTGCCTATTAATCATCCTTTTATCTATGGGCTATATGATATTTATGTGCCTTTACCTGGACGAGGCGGTTTAACCTTTATCGCTATGGCCATGTTGGTGTTATTAGTGTTGGGTATTCTGATCGCACGTAGAACGCGTTTTGGTATGAATGTGTATGCATTGGGAGGTGACAGTCATTCTGCCGCTTTGTTGGGGGTGCCAGTCAAAAAGACCACGATTAAAATTTACGCATTGAGTGGTTTTTACAGCGCGATGTCTGGGGTGGTCTTTGCTATTTATACTGGCTCAGCGTATCCGTTAGCTGCGGTTGGCGTAGAGCTGGATGCCATAGCTGCGGTTGTGATCGGTGGTACCTTGCTAACGGGTGGTGTGGGCTATGTATTTGGTACTTTCTTAGGAGGAATGATCCAAGGCATTATTCAAACGCTTATTACTTTTGATGGTTCGTTAAACAGCTGGTGGACTAAGTTAGCGGTTGGTGGTTTGCTGTTGTTCTTTATCTTGCTGCAAAAGGGCATTGTGGTGTGGGTGAAAAAACGCTCAGCAGCTTAG
- a CDS encoding ABC transporter permease codes for MKNNNFLHKHQKTLAPLLSLVLIILVTASITPGFLSIQMVDGHLFGSLLDILHRATPTALVALGMAVVIGTRGIDLSVGAVIAISGAVTAVLTVNTDFPVWLVILCALGTGVVCGLWNGILVSVFNIQPIVATLILMVAGRGIAQMITEGQIVTFHSDVLDAIGNGYFLAFPIRVWIAIGMIVLTVLVMRKTALGLFIEAVGANVRASRLVGIEARLLVLSAYVFSGFCAAVSGIILAADIRGADANNAGLWLELDAILAVVLAGASLAGGRIYLLLTIVGVLIIQTLTTAILTSGLPAQYNLVVKATIILAVLLIQSPKTRQWVSAVFQKNNKGSAKS; via the coding sequence ATGAAAAATAATAACTTTCTGCATAAACATCAAAAAACGCTCGCTCCCTTATTGTCGCTGGTGCTGATTATCTTGGTCACCGCATCGATAACACCGGGATTTCTGAGTATTCAAATGGTTGATGGCCATCTATTTGGTAGCCTGTTGGATATTTTACATCGAGCTACGCCTACTGCATTAGTAGCATTAGGCATGGCGGTGGTCATTGGTACTCGGGGAATCGATTTGTCCGTGGGGGCGGTGATTGCAATTTCCGGTGCCGTAACAGCGGTGTTGACGGTGAATACGGATTTTCCTGTCTGGCTCGTCATTTTATGTGCTCTGGGCACAGGTGTCGTTTGCGGGCTATGGAACGGCATTTTAGTGTCGGTATTTAATATTCAGCCCATTGTTGCCACCTTGATTTTGATGGTGGCGGGGCGTGGTATTGCTCAGATGATTACCGAAGGGCAGATCGTTACCTTCCATTCGGATGTATTGGATGCCATTGGAAATGGTTACTTTTTAGCGTTTCCAATTCGAGTGTGGATTGCCATTGGCATGATTGTGTTGACGGTGTTAGTGATGCGTAAAACCGCTTTGGGATTATTTATCGAAGCGGTCGGGGCCAACGTCCGAGCCAGTCGTTTAGTAGGTATTGAAGCGCGATTACTGGTTTTGTCTGCTTATGTTTTTTCCGGTTTTTGCGCGGCTGTGAGCGGCATTATTTTGGCCGCCGATATTCGTGGTGCTGATGCGAATAACGCTGGGCTGTGGCTAGAATTGGATGCCATTTTAGCTGTGGTATTAGCGGGAGCGTCGTTAGCGGGCGGGCGCATTTATTTATTACTGACCATCGTTGGGGTGTTGATTATTCAAACCCTAACCACGGCCATTTTGACCAGTGGTCTACCAGCGCAATATAACTTGGTGGTAAAAGCGACCATTATCCTTGCTGTGTTGTTGATTCAGTCTCCTAAAACCCGTCAATGGGTGTCTGCTGTTTTCCAGAAGAATAATAAAGGAAGTGCCAAGTCATGA